GGCAGCCCGACATCCAGGAGCACCAGGTTAGGTTTCTCGTGCTCGATGAGGTCGAGGGCTTCTTCTCCGCCGCTCGCGTTCAGGATCTCCCAACCTGGCTCCTGGGCACGGAAAGTTGCGCGCACAACCTGTACTACGCCTGGCTCCTCATCCACGATCAGCAGTTTCATCCTTCTTAACCTCCAAAGGAATGGTAAAGGCGAACGTGCTGCCTTGTCCAGGCGTGCTCTCCACAGTAATATGCCCTCCGTGCAGCTCAACCAATTGCTTGGCGAGATAGAGACCTAGCCCGATGCCAGAGGATGCCCTCCGCCCTGTGTAAAACTTGGTAAACAAGCGCTCTCGCTCCTCAGGTGCGATGCCAGGCCCGTTGTCGCTTACTGTCACGGCCAGTATCTTTTCATTAGGAATGTGCCGTAACGTCAAGCGAATGTGTCCGCCAGTGGGTGTGAATTTGATCGCATTAGAAAGCAAATTAGCAGCTACCTGCTCGATTCGCTCCCGGTCTATCCAAGCGCGAGGCAGCCCTTCAGGCAGGTCCAGCTCCAGAGATTGCCCTTTGCTCCTTTGCAGTGGTTCCAGCGCTGCTGCCGCTCGGCGTAACAATACTGCCAGATCGGTTGGCTGACGGGTGAGCTCCAATTGCCCCGCTTCTAGGCGTATCATCTGCAGTAAATCCGTCACCAGTTTTTCCAACCGTGCGGTATGATCGGCAATCGTCTGTAGGAGCGCACACTCATTCTCATCGGTTTCGTGCGCTTTGCTGGCCTGAAGCAATTCAATCGAGGTCTTGATGCAGGTCAACGGCGTGCGCAGTTCATGCGATATGGCAGAAATGAAACTGGATTGTGCTTCTAACAATGCTCGCTCTCGAGCAGTAGCCTGGTGTTCGACTCGCAGTTGCTCTAATAGCAGCGAGGAGATAAAGGCAATCAGCAAAAGCAGGATGAGCTTGGTGCCGAAAATATCCAGGGCCTGGGGTGCATTCAATCCGGCAGGATTGAGCAGACACGCGGCAACATAAAGGAAGCCGACCAGGTTCGCCAGCAACATGCTGCCGACTATGCTAAAACGAAACGCTGCGTTCAGCAAAACAAAGATGTAGAGGACAAAGAAGGCGCTATGGTAGCCGCCATTAAGGTATATAGCCAGTGTAGCCATTAGACCATCCAGCGCCATTACATTGAATGGCTGTCTCAGCCAGGGCAGCAAGCGGCCAATAAGCAGAATAGCCAGGTTATAGATTACCAGTATTCCGGCTAAGGGCAAAGAAGGGACAAACACGCCTTGTTTGGAACGGTCAATGAACGATAGCCCCACCGCTAATACTAGCATCGCCCAGCGTAGGGCCAGCAACGCGCGATCCATCGCAGTTATTGGCCAAACCGCCACTTTACGCTCATCCCTTAGAGGGGAAACAGAATGAGCAGACATGATCTAGATCCTCCTTACAGACTAATTATAGGATGCGCAGCCATATGTGCAAACCTGGTAGGCTAGGCATTCAGGTGGTTATATTGCTCGCTACTGGGAAATGGGGGAAGGAGCGTCCCAC
The nucleotide sequence above comes from Chloroflexota bacterium. Encoded proteins:
- a CDS encoding HAMP domain-containing histidine kinase: MSAHSVSPLRDERKVAVWPITAMDRALLALRWAMLVLAVGLSFIDRSKQGVFVPSLPLAGILVIYNLAILLIGRLLPWLRQPFNVMALDGLMATLAIYLNGGYHSAFFVLYIFVLLNAAFRFSIVGSMLLANLVGFLYVAACLLNPAGLNAPQALDIFGTKLILLLLIAFISSLLLEQLRVEHQATARERALLEAQSSFISAISHELRTPLTCIKTSIELLQASKAHETDENECALLQTIADHTARLEKLVTDLLQMIRLEAGQLELTRQPTDLAVLLRRAAAALEPLQRSKGQSLELDLPEGLPRAWIDRERIEQVAANLLSNAIKFTPTGGHIRLTLRHIPNEKILAVTVSDNGPGIAPEERERLFTKFYTGRRASSGIGLGLYLAKQLVELHGGHITVESTPGQGSTFAFTIPLEVKKDETADRG